In the genome of Neodiprion pinetum isolate iyNeoPine1 chromosome 2, iyNeoPine1.2, whole genome shotgun sequence, one region contains:
- the mRpS34 gene encoding uncharacterized protein mRpS34, whose product MPIKYIGRTTDFKGKSLWEIVGNLKNGGIGRIVARQMFERYPEPSFIKILKVEALPYEEPRKVSVLVERTFRGVKFDRPVLIRAASYKSDYQLIPKDQEAAYCKIEKPRTMSILARTCDYPPLYKEMLIRKMKAKGTPITEELKLEIQHTTSTNKFARVAEEGETPTVNMTIDIGPTCSPRLYENVKQ is encoded by the exons aTGCCGATAAAATATATTGGTAGAACAACAGATTTCAAAGGTAAATCGCTATGGGAGATTGTTGGAAATTTGAAGAACGGTGGCATTGGACGTATCGTTGCCAGACAAATGTTTGAAAGATACCCTGAGCCCTCTTtcataaaaattctcaaagtCGAAGCACTGCCCTACGAG GAACCTCGCAAGGTCAGCGTCTTGGTGGAACGAACGTTTCGTGGAGTTAAATTTGACAGACCTGTTCTCATAAGAGCGGCATCTTACAAATCAGACTACCAATTGATTCCCAAAGATCAGGAGGCCGCGTACTGTAAGATTGAAAAACCTAGAACGATGTCAATTTTGGCACGGACATGTGACTATCCACCACTCTACAAAGAGATGCTAATCCGCAAAATGAAAGCTAAAGGAACTCCAATAACAGAAGAACTGAAGCTTGAAATTCAACACACAACCTCTACTAATAAGTTTGCAAGGGTCGCTGAAGAGGGAGAAACTCCAACAGTCAACATGACTATAGACATTGGGCCAACATGCTCGCCACGGCTCtatgaaaatgtaaaacagTAG
- the LOC124212288 gene encoding IQ domain-containing protein K encodes MCQNSQLFSFFTPSPAELRSLSCDEDEQDDKECICGPNPCGFDSKSSKDSSLDSDDEVEVVNVSLWESILRQSEEKTAPYREWIKERNASEPAGKPQDSPADFLDQKIFPLLLPAMRTMLMQAQEWDALCIQKCRFNGLDFLAEILWNSNPRHPRRLQNWLEVFSIPPFRLWLKSNPRPIFPKSWLWTQEDGALIIQKWVRGWLVRKQEDVQEMRLFWKVLPAMGNFVYKNLENQIFQQF; translated from the exons ATGTGTCAGAACAGCCAattatttagttttttcaCTCCTTCGCCCGCAGAACTCAGGAGCCTTTCTTGCGATGAAGATGAACAGGATGACAAAGAATGCATCTGCGGTCCGAACCCGTGCGGATTCGACTCCAAGAGCAGTAAGGACTCCAGTCTGGACAGCGACGACGAGGTCGAAGTGGTGAACGTTTCACTCTGGGAAAGCATACTGCGACAATCAGAAGAGAAAACTGCACCTTACAGGGAGTGGATTAAGGAGAGAAATGCTTCGGAACCAGCAGGCAAGCCGCAGGATAGTCCTGCCGATTTTCTCGACCAGAAAATATTTCCTCTTCTGCTTCCGGCGATGAGAACGATGCTGATGCAAGCTCAGGAGTGGGACGCTCTTTGT attcaaAAATGTCGATTCAACGGACTTGACTTTCTCGCTGAAATTTTGTGGAACAGTAATCCTCGTCATCCTAGAAGATTGCAGAATTGGTTGGAGGTTTTCAGTATTCCACCCTTTAGACTCTGGTTAAAGTCAAA TCCAAGGCCGATTTTCCCGAAATCTTGGCTGTGGACACAAGAAGATGGTGCTctgattattcaaaaatggGTCCGGGGTTGGCTGGTGAGAAAACAGGAAGATGTGCAAGAAATGCGTCTATTTTGGAAGGTACTGCCAGCCATGGGAAATTTCGTTTACAAAAACTTGGAAAACCAGATTTTTCAGCAATTCTGA
- the LOC124211295 gene encoding uncharacterized protein: MRFAIALFCLELTARCSLGTLEHGKTAPQEPVLINFRRVANTSRENAPVYLPPKPVGDPLLPEVVDNRALATPPVIIDSVTSIDLSTTWPTTRTDLQTPRKDVAREGRYFLHPYAGRIGQRSNFKSTLKLGAGARISEAIKVNDMSCHYSGQDLYFRASLTALKDTDHPLIDAISNDVCKIVKVKGEYRLRFEKENFWNCGVTDCSTDLGTFFCLTVRFPTISGLRLKDDTTITLQCKTQDKTASHTTQINVKTLNTAARMAPRVAAGGLKNAFQTDIGLFRKSYNSENVFDVKILPGGTVVLGEEILLRALVRDGDGWKYSRIGEVSVQYIEARQQQRVMNSLWILDAEGCRNPEIPEISPSGQYRVAPLESYLVFQAFMFENMKETDEMVVSVKVMGCLEGEDCSLNCPKEHTRRARSPTGLDTDAKANVTDWQSDIAFKVVKRAPENDSRTYRPDDAQLIVPYVLTIFVLVISVGLLCVVKTLLKQRSVTRK, from the exons ATGCGGTTCGCCATCGCGCTCTTCTGCCTCGAATTGACAGCGCGCTGCAGCCTCGGAACTTTAGAGCACGGAAAGACCGCCCCCCAGGAACCAGTGCTGATAAATTTTCGTCGAGTGGCAAACACCTCGCGAGAAAACGCCCCCGTTTATCTTCCCCCCAAACCAGTGGGCGACCCTTTGCTCCCGGAAGTCGTCGATAATCGGGCTTTGGCCACGCCACCGGTCATTATCGACAGTGTGACCAGCATCGATTTGAGCACGACTTGGCCAACGACGAGAACCGATCTTCAGACACCACGGAAAGACGTTGCCAGAGAAGGGCGCTACTTTTTGCATCCTTACGCTGGTAGGATCGGTCAGAGATCGAACTTTAAGAGTACCCTGAAGCTCGGCGCTGGCGCAAGGATTTCGGAGGCGATAAAGGTGAACGACATGTCCTGCCACTATTCGGGCCAGGACTTGTACTTTCGGGCGTCTTTGACCGCACTCAAGGATACCGATCATCCTCTGATAGACGCTATCAGTAACGATGTCTGCAAGATCGTTAAGGTCAAGGGTGAATATCGGCTCAGGTTTGAGAAGGAGAATTTCTGGAACTGTGGCGTAACCGACTGCTCGACCGATTTGGGAACCTTCTTTTGCTTGACCGTTCGCTTTCCAACGATCTCTGGGCTCAGGTTGAAGGACGACACTACGATCACCCTCCAGTGCAAGACTCAGGATAAAACCGCCTCGCACACAACGCAGATCAACGTCAAGACCTTGAACAC AGCTGCGAGAATGGCGCCGAGAGTTGCTGCCGGGGGTCTGAAGAATGCATTCCAGACCGACATCGGTTTGTTTCGGAAATCCTACAACTCCGAGAACGTTTTCGACGTCAAGATACTGCCTGGTGGAACTGTGGTTCTTGGGGAAGAAATCCTGCTGCGAGCTTTGGTCAGGGATGGTGACG gGTGGAAATACTCGAGGATCGGCGAGGTTAGCGTTCAGTACATCGAGGCGCGTCAGCAGCAGAGAGTGATGAACAGTTTGTGGATCCTGGATGCTGAGGGTTGCCGCAATCCTGAGATTCCCGAAATATCACCGAGCGGTCAGTACAGGGTGGCACCGCTCGAGAGCTACCTGGTCTTTCAGGCATTCATGTTCGAGAACATGAAAGAGACCGACGAAATGGTAGTCAGCGTCAAGGTGATGGGATGTCTTGAGGGCGAGGACTGCAGTCTCAACTGTCCGAAGGAGCATACAAGACGAGCAAGGAGTCCGACTGGCCTCGACACGGACGCCAAAGCCAATGTCACTGACTGGCAGAGTGACATTGCTTTCAAGGTAGTCAAAAGAGCACCGGAAAACGATTCGAGAACTTATAGACCGGACGATGCTCAGCTGATCGTACCCTACGTCTTGACCATCTTCGTTCTTGTGATCAGCGTTGGCTTGCTCTGTGTTGTCAAGACGTTGCTGAAGCAGAGATCGGTGACAAGGAAATAA